Genomic window (Vitis riparia cultivar Riparia Gloire de Montpellier isolate 1030 chromosome 4, EGFV_Vit.rip_1.0, whole genome shotgun sequence):
TTAGGGCTCATTGGCTCAGAAGGGACAATATCTACATTAGAGGGATTGGgccattaattgaaaattactATGTTTGTGTTTTTAGGAGGCACATCCTTTAGTTGAAACAAATGCAATAGTAGAAGAATTTGATGACAAATATCCTGAAGTGTGTTCAATATTAATTTCTTGTCTAATAAGTAATCCATATATATAACTCAACAAATGCTAACTGGAACAGATCATATATTGATAAAGGTCTTGAAAGAATCATAGTCACACCCAGGACCATTGAGGATCACGAGTACTAAATCATCTCTTTTCTACAGGAGAGCTAACTATTGTAAAGTTAtttgaaatggttttttatGTGTTGTAGATAatcaaaaattgaaagagacttaagtggtgtttgttttttggctttttgctgaaagcaatttgttttcagaatttaggttgtttgtttttttattttttcatgacttattataaactttttactaaatagaaaaagctaaaaatatgtagctttttccaaatagaaaaaataacatattagttttttttactttttaatacttaacagaaataaaatactataaaaacaaacaacctaatatttaatactattaagcattaaaattctatttagaattaagtaaaaaaacaaacaccaccttagtgaCACACCCCTGAAAATCATTCTAAATTATTCTCTGAGTGTGTGGTGTTAAGAACCCTTTCTTACCCATCCTTCCCCTTTAAGCCTTATAAAAGCAGCGTAAACAGGCCAAAGCAACAATTACGGGAATGCTTCCCAACTTGTGTTATTCCAATCAACTACAAGATACAAAACTTTTCAAAGTGTCTCAACACTTTACAAGAGTCAGAGATTACAATGCTTTACCCCCTAAGCATTCAATAACATTCTCATACGTTGTCTCTGAGACGTAGGGAGGTTTTTATAACACCTAGCCTacagttttctttcaaatttcaaaccagAGGAGCCTGCTGGTGGTTATATAACCACCCATAACCACCCAACTGGAGACACCCCCTCTGAACCGTGGTGCCCCTTCACACCAACCACTAGCTTCTCATCTATCTGCCAGTTCCTTGTTGCTGAGTCTAGCTCTTGCCTTCTTTAGGTGCTGCCCTGATCATCCTCCCAGCTGCCCCAACTAGTTGGCCACTGCTGCTTTAAGCTACTTCTCACAGGTCAACTGCTTAATGGATCCCCCTAACAAGATGCCCCCTCCCCACAAGGTACTTCCTATGAATGGGTGCCCACCAAGGTTTCTCTAATCAAAACCTTTGAACCAGCATTGAGGATCCCCCAGTTGATCAAGTGTATCTAACGCATCAACATGTCTTCATCACACTGATGTTCGAGCCCGTGCCATGTCAAGGTGCCCATGGCCCAAGGCATGTGTCAAGCTCCCTCTGTTAGTCAAGGTTCACCATTGCCTTGCACATGTCATGCACCACTAATCTTGCCCTCTGCCTTAGAGCTTCCTGGCTAGCCACTgatggcattgcgcccatggtTGTTCCATCCTCGTGCACAGGGCATTGCGCCCTTGTGCCATGCATAGGCATCATGAGTTTAAGTCACTTGCATGTCTAAtgccatggcattgcgcccatggcttCTCCAACTGGCTCAGTGCACAAGTCTTTAGGCGTCCTCGTGCCAGCGCGGGAAGAAGGTAGGCCGCACCTGGCCCCGTTTCGTTGCGGCCACAGGGTGTACACCACACATGTCGTGGAGCCCATGTGTGTGCGCTATAGTGTCATCCATGCGTCCTAGGCATGCCCAAGGTCGTGCCATGGTGCCTCCTTGGTGCGGTCAAGGCTTATCCTTGGTAACCCCTTGAGTCACCTACCCTCCTCTTAAAGAGCATTACGGGTTGTTCTCAAGATGTCCTCCATCTACGCATCACCATCGTCCCAAGTGTGCAGGACGTACACTGAGTGTGTGCGCGGGTGCAGGGCTGATGCGCATGCGGATGTGTGGACATGTGGTTGGTACACGCACAGTGCTTGTCCGATGCACACTTGGTGAGCATGCGGCCTGTGCTTGGTGCACGCTTGGTGTGCATGCGGCCTACGCCTAGTGCATGTTTGGTGCGCGTGAGGCCTGCGCCTGGTGCGCATCTGATGCGTGTGTGGCCTACAAGCGGCTTAAGCAAGTCTCCTCATTTCTCTTCCTAGGGCTTGAACCACCAAAACTCTAGGCTTTCCTTGCTTCCCTCCTAGGATcctcatgggtgcaaggcctacccatgaggccCTTTTACTTCATCATTGGGTCAAGGGGCTGACACTTAGCTTATTGCAATTGTTACTTGAGTTGCATTACATGAACTTTGCCGTGAGAAGAACATTTCTTTTCAATGGAAAGCCACTCTTCTCCGAAATGTGGTAAGACCCAAAACTTGCAGCAGTACCTATTCACTCCTTGTAGAAAAAGGCCGACTCAACAAAATTGATCATGTCTTTGCTGTGTAGCATGCTTCAGATTGAGAGAGGCTATAGACTTCATTTGAGCATCTAGAAGAAACTGATTTGAGCAAGCATTGCTCCCAGCAACAAAACCTATCAAATCGTTACTATGAAGGTTTAGTAAAGATTGGGTTTTTCCACAATAAATAATTTGGGTGATCAAGTTTGACAGAAACTAAATGCATGCAAGAGCAAGTGTTTGCATAGTGACTATTAGATAGGGGCGCTAAGGAAAATTTTGGCAACTATGAGCCATGAGCTCTAGGGCTTTATTCCATAAACATGCAAATaacacaaaattcaaaataaagcaATAACACACTTCTCATTAAAATTATGAGCATATATAGTTTCGAAGTATAAAGACAGCAAATATGGAATGATCTTCAATAAGGAATGGAGGAAAGATTCTAGTGGTGACAATTAAAAATCTACAAGCAGAGAATTTGTCTGCCGTCCTCCTGTATTATGTGTAATTTCCTCCTTATTGAGAACTGTCAATCTCAAGAATGTCACCAAGATTATTGCCACAGCTTGCTTTACTACAAGGAGTTCTCATGGTGCAAGAGGGAGGTGTGGTGCAAAGTAAAGATTTGGAACATCAAGCATTTGGATCTAGGATTGAAGACATTTGATATTCctttatttaaaacttaaaactttaGTTGACGTGGTTCAGACAAATTTCTAGGTAGAGTTCACTGAATGACTGCAAGGAGTTTTGTGCACCGATGAGACATGTGCAAAGATGATACATGTACGATGGAGCTGTGTTTCAGAAGAGAGAAAATTGACCTCTCACAGAATCTTAACCAAGGTCGACAGTGTTGgcctcaaatttttatttaatacatattcaaaatatttttacttctaAAACTAGGTTTGTGtaagataaagaaaatttttaaaaatatttctactaATATTCTTGGTATGAGGGGAAAATAAGTTATAATTAAGGTAAACATTCAAAGTCTATACTCGATATATAGGGATATAAGGAAGAGTATGTAACGTCCTATGAAGAGGACTCCGGTTAAGGTTGTAAATCCTAGGAAGAGGAAACATATGATTGTTTTAGGACTCAAGATTTGTgtctattttaaaattcattaatgaTAAAATAGATCTGTTTTTTATCTCTATGGATGCAGATATTGTCTACTTTTACGTGtgaataattttatctttattcttCTCTTTCAACAGTGGTGGAAAGCTTCCACTGCACTACTGTTCTATATTTCACTTCCCAAAATCATGACTAAATGTTCAAGTTGATTTCAATTCCCTAGCTCATGACACATATAAGACTCATTGAACATAGAGAACGATTGATTTCTTGGTTTGTAGGGCAcagattttgtttttgtttctcatttctttttccctAAGTTTCAGTGTTTAGGTTGCCTTGGTATTCTTATCCTTATCCAGTGATAGTGATAGCAATCTGAGTTTTCCTGTTTGTTCTCACTGCACCTATGTCTTGTTCTTTTCAGATTATTGTCTAAAAATGGTCCATGGTGGTTCTTGCATGCTGATATCTGGAAAACAGAGGTTAGTAGACATAACACATACCTTGAGATGAGTAATGCTGATATCTGGAAAACAGAGGCTACCCGATCTTAGGATGTAGAAACCTTTCTGACCTCTATTCAAAAGACATgcaatttaaataataaagcaCACAACatttcaagataataataaaaaggaaaaataaatctatttcatttttcaataaaataaaataatttgacaatttttctttaaaattatttttgaaatgtataataaaatattaattccaGTTAAAGTTAGATCTCAAGTTGTTGAATCATTTATCTGAATTTAAccttaattaaatttggattgAGAAAACTGTCTTAagaatttcaatattaaaaatgattgttcaaCTCCTATCACAAATATTAGATTTAGTTACTTTTGATTGGATTGTGTCAATCAACTAGAGTTACTCtctagtgtttgtttttttggttttttgcttaaagtaatttgttttcagaatttagtttatttgttttattactttttcatgacctattataaactttttactgaatagaaaaaaccaaaatatatagtttttctaaatagaaaaaataacatattgattttttttattttttaatacttaattaaaataaaatactacaacaacaaacaacctaatatttaacactattaaaaattaaggttatatttaaaattaagtaaaaaacaaacCCCACCTAAACTAATCAACTAAGTTGCCCCTCCAAGAGGAGGTGATCAACCGTGCTGACATTGAGATGTAGATTTGTTTCTTCgtttgtttgttttctctagagcatttctttttatctatattGCCAAGTGTCCATCCATATACGGTTGCTGTTCTCATCTTTACTTCGATTTTTCCTGTCCTTATTTTGCGATTTCAAATAGTAACCACCAGGATATCGTTGTGGGACTTGACCTGTGTATGAGCCAATAAGGAGGCACTTTTGTCTGGTTAAATCTACCCCAATTTAGTCTTCGTCTGATACGCATGTATAAGTACAGAGATAATATTGTATAAACACAAAGCGACATTTTCTTTATACAATTCGTTTGTCTCTCTCTTGTCCCATCATTTCaagtttagttttattttaatatgagaTGGTATATATTATTAGAGAAACGCCCCAAATCAGATCCAGATATAATGATAAAGCAGCACGTGGATTGGAATTTTTCCAACCCCTTTTCATTTACACGACTGATAAAGTGACAAGAGGATCCACATAGTTTGAGCCTATGCTTGGTTTCAGAAAgtaccaaaattttaaaatatatatatatatatattaaaaaaaattatcttcttatctattatataaaaaatatatatatatagttaaaaattaatatatttttaaattatttagtttttatattaaaaattaaaataaatttaaaataacatataaaaataatttattaatttttatttttattttattcctctttattttttattcgtgttttctctcaaattttgagGGCTCCAAACATAACCTGATAAATAACAAAGATATTATATCGTGGCTATTAAGACAAGCAAGTTGCCAACCCGCTTCTTTAATTGCCCAAATTGGTGAGTGGCCCTGTTTTTGCCCCTTCGTCTGTGGAGACTCACCGAGTCACCGATGGCTGAGTCAAAACCTTCCGATACTAGCACGACTAGGAGGAGCTCATCATGGTCCTTTGGTCTTCTCGTCTTGATTCTTACTCCCGTTGCAGCGGCCATCTTTCTCTACCAACTCGACTCCTTTGATCCAGCTTCTCTGCCCACTCACGAGTTTTCGCAGGAACCCATGCCTGTGCCGAAGCTCAACCTTCGTATGCTGCAAGGTTCTGAGATGATTGGGCAGGAGAATCTGTTGGGCCCAGAGGACATTGCCTATGACACCAACTCACACCTAATCTACACAGGCTGTGCTGATGGCTGGGTCAAGCGAGTCACCTTGAACGAGTCGCCTGCCAACTCGGTCGTCCATAACTGGGCCTTCACCGGTGGAAGACCTCTCGGCGTCGCTCTCGGTCGAGCTGGCGAAGTTCTCGTCGCCGATGCCGAAAAGGTCAAAATGGGTTTCTCTGCCACACTTACTTTTCTAtaggttttttgtctttttcctaCATTTGAAGGAAAAGAGACAAGataattatcatttaaaaaccaaaaagaataataataaattaataagtggtatttttattgaaaaataagtgaCATGATATACTCCAATAATGGCGGTCCAAACGCCcccttaattaattaatcacaaTCAGAGCTGGTGAAATAGACGAATATGAGCTCATGGGTTGCTGTCGATATGTGGATGGTTTAAGACGGCAAGCAACCAATCCCATTGGCAACTACTAACTCCAACTCACTCTATTGACTTTGTCGTCGTCAGGGTTCTTTTCTGATTTTGACAACAACGCATTATGGACActaggaaaaaacaaaataaaaatagaaagaaccATTATTTTTCTCAAGTTTATCATCAGCCCTATGATCTATCGACCTGAATCAAAAGTTCAAAGAATTTTCCTATGTGGCAGGGTCTATTGGAGATAAGTGGAGATGGTGTGGTGAAACTATTGACCGATGAGGCTGAAGGCCTAAAATTCAAACAAACGAACGTTGTAGATCGATGTAGCTGTTGATGGTATGATTTATTTTACGGATGCTTCCTATAAATACGGGTTGATAGAGTTCATATGGGAGATATTGGAGGGTAGGCCCCATGGTAGACTACTGAGCTTTGATCCATCGACTCAAGAGACTATAGTGCTTTTACGTGATCTTTACCTTGCTAATGGTTTTGTCGTCTCACCTGATCAGACTTCTGTGGTCTTCTGCAAACTCTCATGCATGTTTCTCACTCACACGTGCTAACATTAATTGAGGCTTTGATGtgcaaaagaaaatggataaaATTAATAATCACTTCTAAAATTACCATACTTGAATTAGAGCACGTTTAatagtgattctaggaaacatttataatatttttaatatttaaaaaattttatcattaaattgttaaaaatgttataaacgtTTTTAAAATCACTCCTAAACGCACTCTTATCTATGATAATATAATTATAGGAAAAggtttacaaaatattatatacaagGCAAGAGAAAGGGATCCGTGGAAAAGTTTATTGATAATTTGTCTGGCATGCCTGACAACATCTTATATAACGAGGAAGGTCATTATTGGATTGCATTAGCCACGGTAATTCAATTTTCTCCTTAGTCTACATCTCCCAATAGGTCATTCCTATTGTATGCTAACTATGATACCTTCAAAATTATTGGCCCACTTGATAGGGGACTAAAGGTCTTTGGGACTTGGCACTCAAGTATCCTTCAATTCGAAAAGTTATGGCAATCTTGGAGAGGTACATTGGAAGGCCACATATCGAGAAAAATGGTGGGATTTTGGCAGTTGATTTAGAAGGAAAACCGATTGCCCATTATTTTGATCCTGAATTGTCAATGGTGTCGAGTGGGATC
Coding sequences:
- the LOC117913141 gene encoding protein STRICTOSIDINE SYNTHASE-LIKE 5-like — its product is MPDNILYNEEGHYWIALATGTKGLWDLALKYPSIRKVMAILERYIGRPHIEKNGGILAVDLEGKPIAHYFDPELSMVSSGIKVGKYLYCGSFVKPYIIRLDLDQHAARTIT